The Saprospiraceae bacterium genome includes a window with the following:
- a CDS encoding transposase, whose amino-acid sequence MGTDETGGKVNGKLRWLWAWQTRLVTFIVVSSNRGFETIEKYFGEGFVNTILVHDCWKAHFIIGAKGRQICLSHILRELQYFIEKRNKWAYELTKLIWKALALKKIMLTNAEANYETQINQIEKTLNHILNKEIHSKDKKLHTLQKKD is encoded by the coding sequence GTGGGAACAGATGAAACAGGAGGCAAGGTAAACGGTAAGTTGCGATGGTTGTGGGCATGGCAAACAAGATTAGTCACCTTTATAGTAGTTTCATCAAATAGAGGCTTTGAAACTATTGAGAAGTACTTTGGCGAAGGATTTGTTAATACTATATTGGTCCATGATTGCTGGAAGGCACACTTCATCATAGGGGCAAAAGGACGTCAGATATGCCTAAGCCATATACTTAGAGAATTACAATACTTTATTGAAAAGAGAAATAAATGGGCTTACGAGTTGACTAAATTAATATGGAAAGCCTTGGCTCTAAAAAAAATAATGCTTACAAATGCTGAAGCCAACTATGAAACACAAATCAACCAAATTGAAAAAACACTAAACCACATACTGAATAAAGAGATACATTCCAAAGATAAAAAACTACATACTTTACAAAAAAAAGACTAA
- a CDS encoding DUF4838 domain-containing protein has translation MKTVLKVCFAFLLFSDSSMYSQMSLVTNGKTDFTIIIPSENNSQERDAATLMQKVIDSMTGVTLPIQEKSSIKSDKSIIISTKPFSPKTRKLAIPHPDGFYIIADKKNLIIYGGNKRGAVHGVVHFLGKYLGCRLYAPHYSVFPKKNQISIPKINEYLVPDNHIRIINGDYVHQSKEYRDWLMTNEISEEFPKGYFVHTFHSLVPADEYFDTHPEYFSMVSGKRTRDQLCMSHPEVLRLTIRKLRLEMSKQPEKNLWSVSQNDNPFYCSCDQCSAVIKEENAPSGPLIRFINAIADTFPNKVISTLAYQFSRKAPTVTKPRKNVQVMLCTIELNRSKAIAEDPGSASFVRDIKDWSAITDHIFLWDYTVDFAHQITPFPNFHVLKPNIRFFYDNDAKIQFQQSNVGKGHAFSELKAYLISKLLWDTKVNKDSVINDFLHGYYGKAAPFIRKYIDKTESELIKSGEFLDIYGHPTAHQNSFLSAENVRLYNAWFDEAEKSVSNHAEHLNHVKIARLPLMYAMMEIGKSDMFGPRGFYSIKGENLILKPEMSQIVDDFSNICTYNGVKNVNESGLTPAAYIQSGRRTLQIKKEGNLAFGKNVTLKPMPATKYSGGSPALLTNGVHGSNDYRVHWLGWEGLDFEINMDLGESKDIDSVQISTLYLPNSWVLHPKEVTCTTYDMNGNPNSTSAIGIHGDQKNEEVNKTFNFVTSGKKVRKIKINVTSSATLPHWHPAYGGTAWTFVDELVVFAKK, from the coding sequence ATGAAAACAGTTTTAAAAGTTTGTTTTGCCTTCCTTCTTTTTTCAGACTCATCTATGTATAGTCAGATGTCATTAGTAACCAATGGAAAGACAGATTTTACTATCATCATCCCGTCTGAAAACAATAGTCAGGAACGCGATGCGGCAACGCTCATGCAAAAGGTTATCGACTCTATGACAGGTGTCACTTTACCTATACAAGAGAAATCATCTATAAAGTCTGACAAAAGTATCATCATCAGCACAAAGCCCTTTTCTCCGAAAACCCGAAAGCTTGCTATACCACATCCTGATGGCTTTTATATCATTGCTGACAAAAAAAATCTGATCATCTACGGAGGAAATAAACGAGGTGCTGTCCATGGGGTAGTCCATTTCCTGGGAAAATATCTGGGTTGCAGGCTGTATGCACCTCACTACAGCGTTTTTCCCAAAAAAAATCAAATTTCTATCCCTAAAATCAATGAATATTTAGTACCTGACAACCACATCAGAATCATCAATGGTGACTATGTCCATCAATCAAAAGAGTACAGAGACTGGCTCATGACCAATGAAATATCTGAAGAATTTCCCAAAGGATATTTTGTGCATACTTTTCATAGTTTAGTACCTGCTGATGAATATTTTGACACTCACCCGGAATACTTTTCTATGGTCAGCGGAAAACGCACCAGAGATCAATTGTGTATGTCGCATCCTGAAGTATTAAGGCTTACCATCAGAAAACTAAGGCTGGAAATGAGCAAACAGCCTGAAAAAAATCTATGGTCAGTAAGTCAGAATGACAATCCATTTTATTGCTCGTGTGATCAATGCAGTGCTGTCATCAAAGAAGAAAATGCACCATCCGGACCACTCATCAGATTTATAAATGCAATTGCAGATACCTTTCCGAATAAAGTGATTTCAACGCTGGCATATCAGTTTTCACGAAAAGCACCAACTGTCACCAAACCAAGGAAAAATGTCCAGGTCATGCTCTGTACCATCGAGCTCAACAGAAGCAAGGCCATTGCTGAAGATCCGGGATCAGCTTCATTTGTCAGGGATATAAAAGACTGGTCTGCCATCACGGATCATATTTTTCTGTGGGATTACACAGTAGATTTTGCGCATCAAATCACACCATTTCCCAATTTTCATGTACTGAAGCCAAATATCAGGTTTTTTTATGACAATGATGCAAAAATCCAGTTTCAGCAATCCAATGTAGGCAAAGGGCATGCTTTTTCAGAGTTGAAGGCATACTTGATTTCGAAATTGCTGTGGGATACTAAGGTCAACAAAGATTCTGTGATCAATGATTTTCTGCATGGATATTATGGGAAAGCAGCGCCATTTATCAGAAAGTATATTGATAAAACAGAAAGTGAACTGATCAAATCCGGAGAATTTCTGGACATCTACGGTCACCCGACAGCACATCAAAACTCCTTCCTTTCAGCAGAAAATGTACGATTATATAATGCATGGTTTGATGAAGCTGAAAAAAGCGTTTCAAACCATGCTGAACATCTAAACCATGTAAAAATTGCAAGACTACCATTGATGTATGCTATGATGGAAATAGGAAAATCAGATATGTTTGGTCCAAGAGGATTTTATAGTATCAAAGGTGAAAATCTGATATTGAAACCTGAAATGTCACAGATAGTGGATGACTTTTCAAACATATGCACCTATAACGGTGTAAAAAATGTCAATGAAAGTGGTCTTACTCCTGCAGCATATATTCAATCCGGCAGGCGGACTTTACAGATTAAAAAAGAAGGCAATTTGGCATTCGGCAAAAATGTTACACTTAAACCTATGCCGGCGACAAAATACAGTGGCGGAAGTCCTGCCCTCCTGACCAATGGTGTACATGGCAGCAATGACTATAGAGTACATTGGCTGGGCTGGGAAGGCTTAGACTTTGAAATCAACATGGATCTCGGAGAAAGTAAGGATATTGATTCTGTCCAAATATCAACTTTGTATCTTCCAAATAGCTGGGTTTTGCACCCGAAAGAAGTCACATGCACCACTTATGATATGAATGGCAACCCAAATTCAACTTCAGCCATTGGCATACATGGAGATCAAAAAAATGAAGAAGTCAATAAAACTTTTAATTTTGTGACATCAGGTAAAAAGGTCAGAAAAATAAAGATCAATGTTACATCATCAGCAACACTTCCGCATTGGCATCCCGCATATGGCGGTACTGCATGGACTTTTGTGGATGAGTTGGTGGTTTTTGCAAAAAAATAA
- a CDS encoding HipA N-terminal domain-containing protein, with translation MLDRIKKIFQLLSLHDVKSEDEKKEDGTESHIFVLMYNNLPIGELRFDGNVWYFSYTKMFQNQSSIDTIPTFPNKSKEYKSEVLWPFFQARIPSLKQPKVQEIIRRKGIKENDLISLLKTFGLRSINNPFVLQ, from the coding sequence ATGCTTGATCGAATAAAAAAGATATTCCAATTACTATCTCTTCATGATGTAAAATCTGAAGATGAAAAGAAGGAAGATGGTACAGAATCACACATTTTCGTTCTTATGTATAACAATTTACCTATCGGTGAATTGCGATTTGATGGTAACGTTTGGTACTTTTCGTATACAAAGATGTTTCAAAATCAATCCAGTATTGATACTATTCCCACCTTTCCCAATAAAAGTAAGGAATATAAATCAGAAGTATTATGGCCTTTCTTCCAAGCTCGTATTCCTAGTTTGAAGCAGCCGAAAGTTCAAGAGATTATTCGTCGAAAAGGAATCAAAGAAAACGATTTAATTTCTTTACTAAAGACTTTTGGATTAAGAAGTATTAATAATCCTTTTGTATTACAATAA
- a CDS encoding discoidin domain-containing protein yields the protein MKKVILVTALLYQAFLIMSQQSTYCNPINIDYGYTPIPNFATQGKHRATADPVIINFKNKYFLFSTNQWGYWWSNDMLQWNFIERKFLIPKRHDHLYDELCAPAVFVMKDTMYVVGSTHGNTFPIWKSGNPTKDEWSIAVDSLRVGAWDPAFLYDEDVDKLYLYWGSSNVYPLMGTQINTTTLQSEGYVKPLLALQPEIHGWERFGEYNDNVFLQPFMEGAWVTKYKNKYYLQYGAPGTEFSGYADGVYVSDQALDGYSYQKHNPFSYKPGGFARGAGHGATYQDNYNNWWHVSTIFVSTKNNFERRLGIWPAGFDKDDVLFCHTAYGDYPSYLPHAVKDNDFTKGIFAGWMLLNYQKPVQVSSTLGGFHANYMVDEDIKTYWSAKSGAKGEWIQSDLGEISTVNAIQINYADQDAEFLGKTKGKYHRYILHTSIDGKIWQKIIDKSQNLTDVPHDYIELPKPIQARYVKLENIAIPSGKFAISGFRVFGKGGGKAPQKVKGFVPLRASKDNYGNRMSSWMKWSQNQDADGYVIYFGKEKDKLYGSIMVYGKNEYYWTGMDAPDSYYFQIEAFNNNGVSERSEVIFCE from the coding sequence ATGAAAAAAGTAATTCTAGTAACAGCACTTTTATATCAAGCATTTCTGATAATGTCTCAACAAAGCACATACTGCAATCCTATCAACATTGACTATGGTTATACTCCTATTCCCAATTTTGCAACTCAAGGCAAACATCGGGCAACTGCTGATCCTGTAATCATCAATTTCAAAAACAAATACTTTTTGTTTTCTACCAATCAATGGGGATATTGGTGGAGTAATGATATGTTACAATGGAACTTTATCGAAAGGAAGTTTCTGATACCTAAGAGGCACGACCATTTATATGATGAATTATGTGCTCCGGCAGTCTTCGTAATGAAAGATACAATGTATGTAGTTGGATCAACTCATGGCAATACTTTTCCTATATGGAAAAGCGGCAATCCTACTAAAGACGAATGGTCTATTGCAGTGGATTCTCTTCGTGTCGGCGCTTGGGATCCTGCTTTTTTATACGATGAAGATGTTGATAAACTATACTTATATTGGGGTAGCAGTAATGTTTATCCGCTTATGGGTACACAAATCAATACGACTACACTTCAATCAGAAGGTTATGTCAAACCATTATTAGCACTACAGCCTGAAATTCACGGTTGGGAACGATTTGGAGAGTACAATGATAATGTTTTTTTACAACCTTTTATGGAAGGGGCCTGGGTCACTAAATACAAGAATAAGTATTACCTTCAGTACGGAGCACCGGGTACAGAATTTAGTGGTTATGCAGATGGGGTCTATGTAAGTGATCAAGCTTTGGATGGCTATAGTTACCAAAAACACAACCCTTTTTCTTACAAACCCGGAGGTTTTGCACGTGGGGCAGGACATGGAGCCACATATCAGGACAACTATAATAATTGGTGGCATGTTTCAACAATATTCGTATCCACAAAAAATAATTTCGAAAGACGCTTGGGCATTTGGCCTGCCGGTTTTGACAAAGACGATGTCCTCTTTTGCCATACAGCATACGGAGATTATCCATCATACTTACCCCATGCTGTTAAGGATAATGACTTTACAAAAGGTATTTTCGCAGGATGGATGTTACTAAATTATCAAAAACCTGTACAAGTTTCTTCTACGCTCGGGGGCTTTCATGCCAATTACATGGTGGATGAAGATATCAAGACTTATTGGAGCGCAAAATCCGGAGCAAAAGGCGAATGGATACAATCAGACCTTGGCGAAATATCAACTGTCAATGCTATACAAATCAATTACGCCGACCAGGACGCAGAATTTTTGGGTAAAACTAAAGGCAAATACCACCGATACATCCTACATACATCGATTGACGGCAAAATATGGCAAAAAATAATTGATAAAAGCCAAAACTTAACTGATGTCCCCCATGACTATATAGAATTACCAAAACCAATCCAAGCCAGATATGTCAAACTTGAAAATATCGCCATTCCATCCGGCAAGTTTGCTATAAGCGGATTCAGAGTCTTCGGCAAAGGTGGCGGTAAAGCACCTCAAAAAGTGAAAGGATTCGTTCCTCTCCGTGCTTCTAAGGATAACTATGGCAACCGTATGTCAAGCTGGATGAAGTGGTCTCAAAATCAGGATGCTGATGGCTATGTGATCTACTTTGGCAAAGAAAAAGATAAACTATATGGCAGTATTATGGTTTATGGCAAAAACGAGTACTATTGGACCGGAATGGATGCACCCGATAGCTATTACTTCCAAATAGAAGCCTTCAATAACAACGGTGTCTCAGAGCGATCTGAGGTAATTTTTTGTGAATAA
- a CDS encoding IS21 family transposase → MAFKPTRMNQVKSILKDVLSGETIRKTSRIYGVSKNTVKKYLAIFKLSGVDISQMDQMSDEAFHRLFYEQPSSDSPEYYRNEKFKELLPWIINELGRHGVTRETIYKQYIVDYPTGYSYSRFCRKLKEYRTINEATIRIEHKAGYRMMVDFAGSKAQWVDVRTGEVHHCEVLVTTLPFSSFTHVYAVPSQKQSDFVIAINEALKYIGGTPSVLTSDNLKSYVAKADRYEPKFTEFCSQMGAYYTMELDATRVGKPKDKANVERHVTIVYNHIYAPLRDQVFHSLDELNAAFRKQLDELNNKKCRARHTADVSGLNKMRKKIYVPYHLQCLKSIKVP, encoded by the coding sequence ATGGCATTTAAACCCACAAGAATGAATCAGGTAAAATCTATTTTAAAAGATGTATTGAGCGGAGAGACCATAAGGAAAACCTCCCGGATATATGGAGTATCTAAAAATACTGTTAAAAAGTATCTTGCTATTTTCAAATTATCAGGCGTAGATATTTCGCAGATGGACCAAATGTCGGATGAAGCATTTCATCGGCTCTTTTATGAACAGCCATCGTCTGATAGCCCGGAGTATTATAGGAATGAAAAATTTAAAGAGTTACTTCCCTGGATTATAAACGAATTAGGCCGTCATGGTGTCACCAGAGAAACAATATACAAACAATATATAGTTGATTATCCAACCGGATATAGTTACAGCAGGTTTTGCCGTAAATTAAAGGAATATCGTACCATCAATGAAGCCACTATCCGCATAGAGCACAAAGCCGGATATCGTATGATGGTAGACTTTGCCGGTAGTAAAGCACAGTGGGTAGACGTAAGGACTGGCGAAGTACATCACTGTGAAGTACTGGTGACCACACTTCCATTTTCATCCTTCACACATGTGTATGCTGTACCTAGTCAGAAACAATCAGATTTTGTCATAGCCATCAACGAAGCCTTGAAGTATATAGGAGGGACGCCTTCGGTTTTAACGAGCGACAATCTAAAAAGCTATGTAGCCAAGGCAGACAGATATGAGCCAAAGTTTACAGAGTTTTGTAGCCAGATGGGGGCATACTATACGATGGAACTAGATGCCACCAGAGTAGGCAAACCCAAGGATAAAGCCAACGTAGAGCGCCATGTAACCATCGTTTACAATCATATTTATGCGCCGCTCAGAGATCAGGTATTTCATTCATTAGACGAACTTAATGCCGCTTTCCGCAAACAGTTAGATGAACTCAATAATAAAAAATGCAGGGCAAGGCATACAGCAGACGTGAGCGGTTTGAACAAAATGAGAAAGAAAATTTACGTCCCTTACCATCTTCAATGTTTGAAGTCAATAAAAGTACCATAG
- a CDS encoding TonB-dependent receptor translates to MLKFKILFSIWLLGSHVLFSQTKVSGNVFDQKTNEAIIGATIVNLKTGSGTVTDIDGSFSLEMTKGDNLEVSYLGYSTLSFTYADEPSLSFGIQTSNNVLEEVIVVGYGTQKSKDLTGSITTIRTEEILKTPSSNAMQSLQGKVAGLQIVSSGQPGRGATVRVRGIGSFPNNALGNNENNTSPLYVVDGMFFDNIDFLSPSDIATISVLKDASAAAIYGVRAANGVILIETKSGSFEQKAQISYDGYTGVQVAQNVLRMANAEQFVTFAKESGSVADIQYVDNAMQRFGRSRTNFNLPDVNTNWYKEVTRPARMQNHSLDVSGGSNKSNYSLGLNYMDQNGILNMENYYQRINLRGKINFKATDWMTIGSNVVFSNATQQNPENGAWGQAYFAVPILPVYDEANTKATPINFASAQSIGYRDGQNPMPALNFSDLRDKIRQVLGNMFVQIDLMDDLEFKSAYNYAYSGTNTRQARLPYFVSTGLQRNQSNLIKRVGTGFNQIWDNTLTYNKKVNNHNFTILGGTSFRDEAFETLSLKGNDFPYQDKSTWYLENSTPVTDIKDGDVGDGGSRFYGMSYFGRLSYNFKNKYILYGTYRADGTNKYQEKFGYFPSVGLGWVVSQEGFFKNNVVDYLKLRGSWGVLGNDKVPFSDGSNTTSLVTTSINDQLVTGTVSSNTFDFLRWERVAETNVGLSAFAFDQKLSIEADYYVRKTNDAQIRITAPLTGATFRRSAGVIQNSGVELGLRWSESLTENFRYAIGGNFSTLKNKVISLSGQEYIDGGTAEFRQRSIVGQSLLAFYGWEVAGVYQNQAEIEADPIAKANKLEPGDFKYVDRNGDKVIDDLDRGIIGSFLPSFTYGGDISVGYKAIDLSVNFYGQGGNQILNRNRGQVIFTNDQNIDADLVDNRWHGEGTSDSYTSAKGRRKGWNQKMSTFFVEDGDFFRIQNVTLSYTIKKGKLFNGLPEIRINATAERPLTLFDYNGFSPEVQNGIDNSTHPIPAIYTMGLNIKF, encoded by the coding sequence ATGTTAAAATTTAAAATTTTATTTTCTATTTGGCTATTGGGGAGCCATGTCCTGTTTTCTCAAACTAAGGTTTCCGGAAATGTTTTTGATCAAAAAACAAATGAGGCTATCATCGGGGCAACAATTGTCAATTTAAAGACAGGCTCGGGAACTGTAACCGATATTGATGGCAGTTTTTCACTTGAAATGACTAAGGGTGATAATTTAGAAGTTTCCTACTTGGGTTATAGTACCTTAAGTTTCACCTACGCAGACGAGCCTAGTCTCTCCTTTGGAATACAGACGTCAAACAATGTTTTGGAAGAAGTGATTGTCGTAGGATATGGTACACAAAAATCGAAAGATTTGACAGGCTCCATAACTACAATAAGAACTGAAGAGATACTCAAGACTCCTTCATCCAATGCAATGCAATCATTGCAAGGTAAAGTGGCAGGATTGCAAATAGTAAGCTCGGGACAACCTGGTAGAGGAGCTACAGTAAGAGTAAGAGGTATCGGTTCTTTTCCGAACAATGCCTTGGGCAATAACGAAAACAACACTTCACCACTATATGTGGTAGACGGTATGTTTTTTGACAACATTGACTTCTTAAGCCCGTCTGATATTGCTACTATATCAGTACTTAAAGATGCATCAGCTGCAGCTATATATGGCGTGAGAGCTGCCAACGGTGTTATATTAATTGAGACTAAATCGGGATCCTTTGAGCAAAAAGCTCAAATAAGCTATGACGGATATACTGGAGTACAGGTCGCTCAAAATGTATTGAGGATGGCAAATGCTGAGCAATTTGTCACCTTTGCAAAAGAGTCCGGATCAGTGGCCGATATTCAATATGTGGATAATGCCATGCAAAGATTTGGTAGAAGTAGAACTAATTTCAATTTGCCTGACGTAAATACCAATTGGTATAAAGAAGTGACTCGTCCAGCCAGAATGCAAAATCATAGTTTGGATGTATCCGGAGGATCTAATAAATCAAACTATTCTTTGGGTCTTAACTATATGGACCAAAATGGTATCTTAAATATGGAAAATTATTATCAACGAATCAATTTAAGAGGAAAAATAAATTTTAAAGCAACGGATTGGATGACTATAGGGTCAAATGTTGTATTCAGCAATGCTACACAACAAAATCCTGAAAATGGTGCATGGGGACAAGCGTATTTTGCAGTGCCAATACTACCGGTATACGACGAAGCCAACACTAAAGCGACTCCTATCAATTTTGCAAGTGCTCAGTCTATAGGATATAGAGATGGCCAAAATCCAATGCCAGCCTTGAATTTTAGTGATTTGAGGGATAAGATCAGGCAAGTCTTAGGCAATATGTTTGTACAAATCGACTTGATGGATGACTTAGAATTCAAATCAGCATATAATTATGCATACTCAGGTACAAATACGAGACAAGCTCGGCTTCCGTACTTTGTTTCTACTGGCTTACAGCGTAATCAATCAAATCTAATCAAAAGAGTGGGTACTGGATTTAATCAAATTTGGGACAATACTCTAACTTACAACAAAAAAGTAAATAATCATAATTTTACAATTCTTGGCGGTACTTCATTTAGGGATGAAGCGTTTGAAACTTTATCGCTAAAAGGCAACGACTTCCCTTATCAAGATAAAAGCACCTGGTATCTGGAAAATAGTACGCCGGTGACAGATATCAAAGATGGAGATGTGGGTGATGGCGGCTCCAGGTTTTATGGAATGTCATACTTTGGACGATTGTCCTACAATTTTAAAAATAAATATATCCTGTATGGTACCTACAGAGCTGATGGCACAAACAAATATCAGGAGAAGTTTGGGTATTTTCCATCTGTGGGCTTAGGATGGGTTGTATCACAAGAAGGTTTCTTTAAGAACAATGTGGTTGATTATCTAAAATTGCGTGGAAGTTGGGGTGTTTTAGGGAATGATAAAGTACCATTTAGTGACGGAAGCAATACTACAAGTTTAGTTACAACAAGCATCAATGACCAATTGGTGACAGGTACAGTTTCATCTAATACGTTCGACTTCTTAAGATGGGAGCGGGTTGCAGAAACAAATGTAGGACTATCTGCCTTTGCATTTGATCAAAAGCTCTCCATTGAAGCCGACTATTATGTAAGAAAAACCAATGATGCTCAAATCAGAATTACTGCACCGCTTACAGGGGCAACTTTTAGAAGGAGTGCCGGTGTCATCCAAAATTCTGGTGTGGAATTAGGTTTGAGATGGAGTGAAAGTTTAACTGAAAATTTTAGGTATGCTATCGGAGGTAACTTTTCAACTCTAAAAAATAAGGTAATAAGTCTATCAGGTCAAGAGTATATAGATGGTGGTACTGCGGAGTTTAGACAAAGATCTATCGTAGGTCAATCACTTTTGGCATTCTATGGCTGGGAAGTAGCAGGGGTATATCAAAATCAAGCAGAAATCGAAGCAGATCCGATTGCTAAAGCCAATAAACTGGAGCCTGGAGATTTTAAATATGTAGATCGCAATGGAGACAAAGTAATTGATGATTTAGATCGAGGTATCATCGGATCATTTCTGCCTAGCTTCACTTATGGTGGTGACATTTCAGTAGGTTATAAAGCGATTGATCTTTCTGTCAATTTTTATGGACAAGGTGGAAATCAGATATTAAATAGAAATAGGGGTCAGGTTATTTTTACGAATGACCAGAATATAGATGCTGACTTAGTAGATAACAGATGGCATGGTGAAGGCACATCTGATTCATACACTTCAGCTAAAGGAAGA
- a CDS encoding IS66 family transposase zinc-finger binding domain-containing protein: MQRTTKSLRQKSGKKTGGQTGHEGTTLEFHSEPEVIDHIDQTCPVCGTIYIDVPTLKERRQVLDIPPIAIQTYEHRVYERRCSCGACCVSSFLTM; the protein is encoded by the coding sequence ATACAAAGAACAACAAAAAGTCTCAGACAAAAAAGTGGCAAGAAAACAGGAGGCCAAACTGGTCACGAAGGAACTACATTAGAATTTCACTCTGAACCTGAGGTAATTGATCACATTGACCAGACGTGTCCAGTATGCGGAACAATTTATATCGATGTTCCAACATTGAAAGAAAGGCGACAAGTCTTAGACATACCGCCCATTGCCATACAAACATATGAGCATAGGGTGTACGAAAGACGTTGTAGTTGTGGAGCTTGTTGTGTCAGTTCTTTCCTGACCATGTAA
- a CDS encoding DUF1343 domain-containing protein yields MSFSALFDHKIYQKSSKICLLCNQTSYDFGKKRYLFDLIADEGKLHCLLLPEHGLFSEMQDQENVDNVKYRSVQCYSLYNKRMHVTGAEKYMAENCDLVVIDIFDVGVRYYTYSTHMMSLLRMLDTYYAGMPVLIIDRPNPAGSRIEGTIIQEEYTSFLGTSGMIHRHGMSTGQLCQRYIKSNKLSIDIHKVAFDTKYFRFIMPSPNLPASESLMVYPGQCFWEATTLSEGRGTTRPFEIFGHPDLTMEKADQISQIFNQKFLNLAFLRPIKFIPVYHKHKDKTCTGWQLSIQDHLQYHCIFGTLTLMRWVNETLGEEAFWRQGPYEFDSDATAAQLLIGDDDLIDYVNGIQDEDGVMHKLQKSEEGWRNG; encoded by the coding sequence ATGTCATTTTCAGCTTTATTTGATCATAAAATATACCAAAAGTCATCCAAAATCTGTCTGCTTTGCAATCAGACATCTTATGATTTTGGTAAAAAAAGATATTTGTTTGATCTGATAGCTGACGAAGGAAAATTGCATTGTCTCCTGCTCCCCGAGCATGGGTTGTTTTCAGAAATGCAGGATCAGGAAAATGTGGACAATGTTAAGTACAGAAGTGTTCAATGCTACTCTTTGTACAATAAAAGAATGCATGTCACTGGTGCTGAAAAATACATGGCAGAAAATTGTGATCTGGTAGTTATAGATATTTTTGATGTCGGAGTGCGGTATTATACCTACAGTACTCATATGATGAGTTTGCTCAGGATGTTGGACACTTATTATGCAGGAATGCCTGTCTTGATCATAGACAGACCCAATCCTGCCGGGTCAAGGATAGAAGGTACCATCATACAGGAAGAGTATACATCTTTTCTGGGCACTTCAGGAATGATTCACCGGCATGGAATGAGTACCGGCCAATTATGCCAAAGGTACATCAAAAGCAACAAGCTTTCTATCGACATACATAAGGTGGCATTTGATACAAAATATTTTCGGTTTATCATGCCTTCACCCAATCTACCTGCATCAGAATCACTGATGGTATATCCGGGGCAATGTTTCTGGGAAGCCACTACACTAAGCGAAGGAAGAGGCACTACCAGGCCATTTGAGATTTTCGGTCATCCGGATCTCACTATGGAAAAGGCTGATCAAATCAGTCAAATCTTCAATCAAAAATTTCTGAACCTGGCCTTTTTGCGACCAATAAAGTTTATACCTGTATATCACAAACACAAAGACAAGACCTGTACCGGCTGGCAATTGTCGATACAAGATCACCTGCAATATCATTGTATATTTGGCACATTGACATTGATGCGTTGGGTAAATGAAACGCTCGGCGAAGAAGCATTCTGGCGGCAAGGGCCTTATGAATTTGATTCTGATGCCACTGCTGCCCAACTATTGATTGGCGACGATGACCTTATTGATTATGTCAATGGGATACAGGATGAGGATGGAGTGATGCATAAACTTCAAAAAAGTGAGGAAGGGTGGAGGAATGGTTAG
- a CDS encoding T9SS type A sorting domain-containing protein has protein sequence MFFILAFTLIHGLISAQCFIQYTYDASGNRIERKYVGGCDRPVVKGTQAEMKPDTIQMTETETRTERIRQDMDGQITLFPNPTEGLFTIRLDKYEPTWVYKLTSLSGQLLQQSLVTGPQVILDIGSMPASPYLFVINDSAGQIIYKTKIIKQ, from the coding sequence ATGTTCTTTATCCTTGCTTTCACCTTAATTCATGGACTCATCTCCGCTCAATGCTTCATCCAATACACCTACGACGCATCAGGCAATAGGATCGAACGGAAGTATGTAGGTGGCTGTGATAGACCTGTAGTCAAGGGTACACAGGCAGAAATGAAGCCTGATACCATCCAGATGACTGAGACAGAAACCCGTACAGAGCGCATACGGCAGGATATGGACGGGCAGATCACTCTATTTCCAAATCCTACAGAAGGGTTATTTACCATTCGTCTTGACAAATATGAGCCAACTTGGGTGTATAAACTGACATCTCTATCGGGTCAGTTATTGCAACAGTCTTTAGTTACCGGGCCACAAGTAATCTTAGACATCGGTAGTATGCCAGCATCACCCTATTTATTTGTCATCAATGACAGTGCAGGTCAAATCATTTACAAAACGAAAATTATCAAACAATGA